The following are encoded in a window of Trichocoleus desertorum ATA4-8-CV12 genomic DNA:
- a CDS encoding FAD-dependent monooxygenase gives MAKRVAIVGAGPSGVLLAHYLLRRDEAYQIEIYDRRPDPRSVSFEKVRTYPLTLNARGIHALSQIEGLEASVKAHGTAIWGTAVHGKNGKTRILSRQKPLFALDRTQLVITLLEKLTETYPSDRLTLHFNCKCIAADFERQSITFESITESLLENNVAEKLRTNYDLLIGADGAGSVIRDHFLPTDGFTVEAQYIPTDYKALFPLRRNETVELDLKPEHIHSWRLDDSTTVLAVPISDAIASGVITFSRNNKSFVNLSTTTQVLDFFRQNFPDLSPLIADAEAEALLNRPVSQVPTIRCSHYHYGNSVLLMGDAAHAVSPSLGQGCNAAFEDVEVLDRLLDEYSDTLNLVLPEFSIRRKPDAHALVELSDSPFPLVKALFVELMVRQKLGKVMHRLLPQYFPASLFELLSDTRVPYAEILSSYRRWIAKVKRSNQKFLAQQSQ, from the coding sequence ATGGCAAAGAGAGTTGCAATTGTGGGGGCTGGGCCGAGCGGGGTTTTATTGGCCCACTACTTACTACGGCGCGACGAAGCTTATCAGATTGAAATTTACGATCGCCGCCCTGATCCTCGCAGCGTCTCCTTTGAAAAAGTCCGCACCTATCCGCTGACCCTCAATGCTAGAGGTATCCATGCTTTGAGTCAAATTGAAGGGCTAGAAGCCAGCGTTAAAGCCCACGGGACAGCAATCTGGGGGACAGCCGTGCATGGTAAGAACGGGAAAACGCGAATCTTATCGCGCCAGAAACCACTCTTTGCCCTCGATCGCACCCAATTAGTGATTACCTTATTGGAAAAGCTCACCGAAACATACCCCAGCGATCGCTTGACTCTCCACTTCAACTGCAAATGTATTGCCGCAGATTTTGAGCGACAGAGCATTACCTTTGAGAGCATCACTGAAAGCCTCCTTGAAAACAATGTGGCAGAGAAGCTAAGGACTAACTACGACCTACTGATTGGTGCCGATGGGGCTGGTTCGGTGATTAGAGATCACTTTTTGCCAACCGATGGGTTTACAGTCGAAGCCCAGTACATTCCCACCGATTACAAAGCTCTTTTCCCCTTACGACGAAATGAAACAGTAGAGCTAGACCTCAAACCAGAGCATATTCATAGTTGGCGACTAGATGATAGCACCACAGTTTTAGCAGTGCCCATCAGTGATGCGATCGCCAGTGGGGTGATTACCTTCTCGCGTAACAACAAGTCATTTGTCAATCTGTCTACGACTACTCAAGTTTTAGATTTTTTCCGCCAAAACTTTCCTGACTTAAGCCCACTCATTGCCGATGCCGAAGCGGAAGCATTGCTCAATCGTCCCGTTTCCCAAGTGCCTACCATTCGTTGCAGCCATTATCACTACGGCAACAGCGTGCTACTAATGGGTGATGCGGCGCATGCTGTTTCACCCTCCTTGGGGCAGGGATGCAACGCTGCTTTTGAGGATGTGGAAGTGTTGGATCGGCTATTAGATGAATATTCTGACACCTTAAACTTAGTGCTGCCAGAATTTAGTATTCGTCGCAAACCCGATGCTCACGCTTTGGTAGAGCTGTCTGACAGTCCATTTCCGTTAGTTAAAGCCTTATTTGTTGAACTTATGGTGAGACAGAAATTGGGCAAAGTTATGCATCGGTTATTGCCTCAATACTTTCCAGCTTCTTTATTTGAGCTGCTGTCTGACACCAGAGTTCCCTATGCGGAAATCCTGTCGTCGTATCGTCGTTGGATCGCAAAAGTCAAGCGCTCTAATCAGAAGTTTTTGGCTCAACAGAGTCAATAG
- a CDS encoding SDR family NAD(P)-dependent oxidoreductase has product MSVFAEIQSANALIVGANGGIGLEFVQRLLQDDRIAKIYATYRQPESASELLAFRDKYPEQLVCLPLDITDEAQIAECSDRIQTQVDKLHLVINCVGILHEGDLQPEKSLRQINPDHLGRYFQVNSIGAVLLAKHLSPLFCHSDRNVFATISAKIGSIGDNQLGGWYGYRASKAALNMLMRTVAIEYRRKSPNTIVVTLHPGTTDTHLSKPFQRNVPPEKLFPVERTVTQLLAVIENLELRDSGEFFSWDGTRLPW; this is encoded by the coding sequence ATGTCTGTTTTTGCTGAAATACAAAGTGCCAACGCCTTGATTGTAGGAGCAAATGGAGGCATTGGTTTAGAATTTGTGCAGCGGTTGTTGCAGGACGATCGCATTGCCAAAATCTATGCCACTTATCGTCAACCCGAATCTGCTAGCGAATTGTTGGCATTTCGAGATAAATATCCGGAGCAGTTAGTTTGTCTCCCGCTAGACATTACAGATGAAGCTCAAATTGCCGAATGTAGCGATCGCATCCAAACTCAGGTAGACAAATTACATTTGGTGATTAACTGCGTTGGCATTTTGCATGAGGGAGACTTGCAACCAGAAAAAAGCTTGCGGCAGATCAACCCTGACCATTTAGGGCGCTACTTCCAGGTCAACAGCATTGGCGCGGTGCTACTTGCCAAACATTTATCGCCTTTGTTTTGCCATAGTGACAGGAATGTATTTGCCACGATTTCCGCCAAAATTGGCAGTATTGGAGATAACCAGCTGGGAGGTTGGTACGGCTATCGGGCTTCTAAAGCAGCACTGAATATGTTAATGCGAACCGTTGCGATCGAATATAGGCGTAAAAGCCCAAATACAATCGTAGTGACACTGCATCCGGGTACCACCGATACCCACCTCTCCAAACCATTTCAGCGAAATGTGCCACCCGAAAAACTGTTTCCGGTAGAACGAACTGTTACTCAGTTGCTGGCTGTCATTGAAAATCTAGAACTCAGGGACAGTGGCGAGTTCTTCTCTTGGGACGGCACTCGTTTGCCTTGGTAG
- a CDS encoding DUF4383 domain-containing protein has translation MQTNAPKLLQRLDGAERLFAMIIGMVFLVVGIAGFIPGLIAMPAVAGDAPLYVPDLSFPDGYGNVFGLFPTNFLHNAVHIAVGILGLAAATSFSGSLVFNQGFAISYILIAIMGLLPATNTTFGLMPIFGNNVWFNALTGLAAAYFGFIKPLKVQSEITSAPKA, from the coding sequence ATGCAAACGAATGCTCCTAAATTACTTCAGCGCCTTGACGGTGCCGAACGACTTTTTGCCATGATCATCGGTATGGTCTTTTTAGTCGTTGGGATTGCTGGATTTATCCCTGGCTTAATTGCGATGCCTGCGGTGGCGGGAGATGCACCACTGTATGTTCCCGACTTGTCTTTTCCAGATGGATATGGCAATGTCTTCGGGCTATTTCCTACTAATTTCTTACATAATGCAGTCCACATTGCAGTAGGTATTTTAGGTTTGGCTGCTGCCACTAGCTTCTCAGGCTCATTGGTGTTTAACCAAGGATTTGCAATCTCTTATATCCTCATTGCCATCATGGGTTTATTGCCAGCAACCAATACCACCTTTGGTCTCATGCCCATTTTTGGCAATAACGTTTGGTTCAATGCTCTGACAGGGTTGGCTGCTGCTTATTTCGGTTTCATTAAGCCCCTCAAAGTTCAAAGTGAAATCACTTCTGCGCCTAAAGCTTAG
- a CDS encoding signal transduction histidine kinase (STHK), LytS: MTKNQQRALGAFSTRSAAETALQELQASGFSMNQVSVIAKNADESQEMSGAHLQGQIGNQEVDAGNATASNLAYGGATATVLLGLTSLSIPGIGAVLAAGTLAASLVASVAGAGINAASASSLVQAMTAAGIDKQQAEIYSDRLLRGDYVVLVEGSDAEIQQAAGILSQNSIQDWSVSSAANA; encoded by the coding sequence ATGACTAAAAATCAACAACGTGCTCTAGGAGCCTTTTCTACTCGTTCAGCAGCCGAAACTGCACTCCAAGAGTTGCAAGCCTCTGGTTTTTCGATGAATCAAGTATCTGTGATTGCTAAGAACGCAGACGAGAGCCAAGAGATGAGTGGGGCTCACCTTCAGGGCCAGATTGGAAATCAGGAAGTCGATGCTGGAAATGCCACTGCTTCTAATTTGGCTTATGGGGGTGCCACCGCGACAGTTTTACTAGGGCTTACCAGTCTGAGTATCCCTGGAATCGGTGCGGTATTGGCCGCAGGTACTTTGGCTGCTTCTCTGGTGGCTAGTGTCGCAGGTGCAGGGATTAACGCTGCTTCAGCAAGTAGCTTGGTGCAAGCGATGACTGCGGCAGGGATTGATAAACAGCAAGCGGAAATTTACAGCGATCGCTTGTTGCGAGGGGATTATGTGGTGCTTGTGGAAGGCAGCGATGCGGAGATTCAGCAGGCCGCAGGTATCCTCAGCCAGAATAGTATCCAAGATTGGAGCGTTTCCTCGGCGGCAAACGCTTAG
- a CDS encoding DUF2993 domain-containing protein: protein MTSDSAKFGEETLNKMATMAIASMIKDAEGVDVQIKTDLSKLAQGQVDSIAIKIQGLLMQSSLRLEEFYLQINRVAVKPMSAMMGKIKLLHPAEGTIRVVVNEDSLTQALNSASVRENLPPLPRQSDPHSRDASVQQVKCYLLSDGHLAFNVGASSPDPAMPSVAFTATPEISNNGQGIVLQKLSPVNHPVNAPDSLAEITAALIAQTSDLLSISEFQHQGMSVEIQQLEVVTGKLSWEAITSIDRFQST from the coding sequence GTGACATCAGATTCAGCTAAGTTTGGTGAAGAGACACTCAACAAAATGGCCACTATGGCGATCGCGAGCATGATCAAGGATGCCGAAGGAGTGGATGTTCAGATCAAAACCGATCTGAGTAAACTCGCCCAAGGACAGGTTGATTCGATCGCCATTAAGATCCAAGGTTTGTTGATGCAGTCCAGCTTACGTCTGGAGGAATTTTATCTCCAGATCAACCGAGTTGCAGTCAAGCCGATGAGTGCAATGATGGGCAAGATTAAGCTGCTACATCCAGCTGAGGGCACGATCCGCGTCGTTGTCAACGAAGATAGCCTTACCCAAGCTCTCAATTCTGCCTCGGTACGGGAGAACTTGCCACCGCTACCCAGGCAGAGCGACCCTCATTCCAGAGATGCTTCGGTTCAGCAAGTGAAATGTTATTTGCTGAGTGATGGTCATCTTGCCTTTAATGTCGGTGCAAGTTCACCAGACCCCGCCATGCCCTCTGTGGCTTTTACAGCAACACCAGAGATTAGCAACAACGGGCAAGGGATTGTGTTGCAAAAGCTCTCTCCTGTGAATCATCCAGTGAATGCTCCAGACTCTCTGGCAGAAATCACAGCCGCTTTAATTGCTCAAACTAGTGATCTGCTCAGTATCTCGGAATTCCAACACCAGGGTATGTCTGTCGAAATTCAACAGCTAGAGGTGGTCACTGGCAAGTTAAGCTGGGAAGCGATCACTTCCATTGACCGATTTCAGTCTACTTAA
- a CDS encoding glycosyltransferase, producing MTHFGIICPPYPGHLNPQVALGRELQHRGHRVTLLQIPDVALKVRSEGLEFCPIGQSTYQPGTLARTFQQLGQLSELEALRYSVDFCQQVTEIICRDAPDAIAELGIEALLVDQLEPAGETVAEGLNLPFVTVSCGQAIHRRADVPPFFTPWRYQKALWAKLRNQVAYYMLDRNCQPILDTINHYRQQWNLPPYQGLYAPSNRLAHVSQQPAAFDFPCPNLPVDFHYTGPFRNSSPCAVSFPFEQLTGQPLIYASLGSVQNTKADLFRAIAAACQGLNVQLLIAHGGGISPEDIQSFPGSPLVMEYVPQVEVLARASLTITHGGLNTVLDSLTHGVPLVAIPITFEQPGTGARIRETAVGEVLPLKRLNVKRLRKTIQRVLTDSSYAQNAARIQQSIRDSGGVQRAADIIEQAVNPQVRSLSGAAPRVAMK from the coding sequence ATGACTCACTTTGGTATTATTTGTCCACCTTATCCAGGACACTTGAACCCCCAAGTCGCTTTGGGCCGAGAACTACAACATCGGGGCCATCGGGTCACTTTGCTACAAATCCCTGATGTTGCTCTAAAAGTTCGCTCCGAAGGGTTAGAGTTTTGTCCGATTGGGCAGTCTACTTATCAACCTGGCACTTTAGCCCGAACCTTTCAACAACTAGGGCAATTGAGTGAATTGGAAGCCCTCCGTTACTCGGTTGATTTTTGCCAACAGGTGACGGAGATTATTTGTCGAGATGCTCCAGACGCGATCGCTGAGTTAGGCATTGAGGCTTTGCTAGTCGATCAGTTAGAACCAGCGGGAGAAACCGTTGCCGAAGGGTTGAATCTTCCCTTTGTAACCGTTTCCTGTGGTCAAGCGATTCATCGACGAGCAGACGTACCTCCCTTTTTTACGCCTTGGCGCTACCAGAAAGCTTTGTGGGCCAAGCTCCGCAATCAAGTTGCCTACTACATGCTGGATCGCAATTGCCAACCGATCCTCGATACAATCAACCACTACCGCCAGCAGTGGAATTTGCCTCCTTATCAAGGGCTGTATGCTCCTTCCAATCGCCTAGCTCATGTTAGCCAGCAGCCTGCTGCATTTGATTTCCCTTGCCCAAATCTACCTGTGGACTTCCACTACACCGGGCCTTTTCGGAACTCATCTCCTTGTGCCGTCAGTTTTCCATTTGAGCAGTTGACGGGACAACCGCTAATTTATGCCTCTCTAGGCAGCGTGCAGAACACCAAGGCTGATCTGTTTCGGGCGATCGCCGCAGCTTGCCAAGGGTTAAATGTACAACTCTTGATTGCACATGGAGGTGGTATTAGTCCAGAAGATATCCAGAGCTTCCCTGGCTCCCCCTTGGTTATGGAGTATGTGCCGCAGGTGGAAGTGTTGGCTAGAGCTAGCTTGACCATTACCCATGGGGGTTTAAACACAGTGCTCGACTCCCTCACGCATGGCGTACCTTTGGTGGCAATTCCGATCACGTTTGAGCAGCCCGGAACAGGAGCCAGAATCCGAGAAACAGCCGTTGGGGAAGTGTTGCCGTTGAAGCGTTTGAATGTAAAACGTCTGAGAAAAACTATCCAACGGGTTCTCACTGACTCGTCCTACGCCCAGAATGCTGCCAGAATTCAGCAGTCCATCCGGGACTCAGGAGGTGTACAGCGAGCCGCTGACATTATCGAGCAAGCCGTAAATCCTCAAGTACGAAGTTTGTCTGGAGCAGCACCTCGTGTAGCGATGAAATAG